Proteins encoded by one window of Geoalkalibacter sp.:
- the murC gene encoding UDP-N-acetylmuramate--L-alanine ligase encodes MYGKIRKIHFVGIGGIGMSGIAEVLLNLGYQVSGSDLRESDITRRLAELGGEIAYGHRAENLRDVDVVVTSTAVKKDNPEVVDAHRRLIPVIPRAEMLAELMRMKYGLAVAGTHGKTTTTSMVATLLYHGGIDPTSVIGGRLDSLGSNAKLGQGKFLVAEADESDGSFMLLSPTIAVVTNIDADHLDFYRDLEQIKDTFVDFINKVPFYGLAVLCLDDPNIQAIIPRVKKRFLTYGLAGQADLHATDIVHQGGRTSFKVHFRGEELGPVSFRMPGRHNVLNALAAIAVAMEIGIPFWNIADGFQDFGGVQRRFQIKYDARDIMVVDDYGHHPAEIKATLAAARSGWDRRIIAVFQPHRFSRTQALFDEFVTAFYQADHLVVTDIYAAGEEPVAGIDSAALVESICRHGHKDAHHIGERSAVVPHLAPLLRPGDMVITLGAGNIWQVGEDLIRHLRERDSDPTP; translated from the coding sequence ATGTACGGAAAGATCAGAAAAATTCATTTCGTCGGCATCGGCGGCATCGGCATGAGCGGCATCGCCGAAGTGCTGCTCAATCTCGGCTACCAGGTGTCGGGCTCCGATCTGCGCGAAAGCGACATCACCCGGCGTCTGGCTGAGCTCGGGGGCGAGATCGCCTACGGCCACCGCGCGGAAAATCTGCGCGACGTGGATGTGGTGGTCACCTCGACGGCGGTGAAAAAGGACAATCCCGAAGTCGTGGATGCTCACCGCCGCCTGATTCCGGTCATCCCCCGCGCGGAGATGCTCGCCGAGCTGATGCGCATGAAATACGGCCTCGCCGTGGCCGGCACCCACGGCAAGACCACCACCACCAGCATGGTGGCGACCCTGCTGTATCACGGCGGCATCGATCCGACTTCCGTCATCGGCGGTCGTCTCGATTCCCTGGGATCCAACGCCAAGCTCGGCCAGGGCAAGTTCCTGGTGGCCGAAGCCGACGAGTCGGACGGCTCCTTCATGCTGCTTTCGCCCACCATCGCGGTGGTCACCAACATCGATGCCGATCACCTCGATTTTTATCGCGACCTGGAGCAAATCAAGGACACCTTCGTCGATTTCATCAACAAGGTGCCCTTCTACGGCCTGGCGGTGCTTTGCCTCGATGATCCCAACATCCAGGCCATCATCCCGCGGGTCAAAAAACGTTTCCTGACCTATGGCCTGGCCGGTCAGGCCGATCTGCACGCCACCGACATCGTGCATCAGGGCGGACGCACCTCCTTCAAGGTCCATTTTCGCGGCGAGGAGTTGGGCCCGGTGTCCTTTCGCATGCCGGGGCGCCATAACGTGCTCAACGCCCTGGCGGCCATCGCGGTGGCCATGGAAATCGGCATTCCCTTCTGGAACATCGCCGATGGTTTTCAGGATTTCGGCGGGGTGCAGCGCCGTTTCCAGATCAAGTACGATGCCCGGGACATCATGGTGGTGGATGATTACGGCCATCACCCGGCCGAGATCAAGGCCACCCTTGCCGCCGCTCGCTCGGGGTGGGACCGGCGCATCATCGCCGTGTTTCAACCCCATCGCTTCAGCCGCACCCAGGCCTTGTTCGACGAATTCGTCACGGCCTTCTATCAGGCCGATCATCTGGTGGTGACCGATATTTACGCCGCCGGAGAGGAACCCGTCGCCGGTATCGACAGCGCCGCCCTGGTCGAGAGCATTTGCCGGCACGGCCACAAGGATGCTCACCACATCGGCGAACGCAGCGCCGTGGTGCCGCATCTCGCGCCCCTGCTGCGGCCCGGCGACATGGTCATCACCCTGGGTGCGGGCAATATCTGGCAGGTGGGCGAGGATCTCATCCGCCATCTGCGCGAGCGGGATTCCGACCCGACTCCTTGA
- the murG gene encoding undecaprenyldiphospho-muramoylpentapeptide beta-N-acetylglucosaminyltransferase: MRMLLAGGGTGGHLFPAVALAEQLLREDAGAQVLFVGTERGLESRVLPRLGLHLRKIEISGLVGKGWRHKLALIPQLVKSLWQSWVILREFQPEVVVGVGGYASGPVLAMARLLGYPVLIHEQNARPGLTNRLLAPWVQRICLSFAEAQEFLRRASVVVTGNPVRLGLADCPPPPPGPPHLLVFGGSLGARAINDAMLATLPELADLRDKITLLHQTGEEDLQRVRDGYRAAGWNPQWVVPFIDDMAAAYRQAHLVLCRAGATTLAELTACGRAAILVPYPYAAGDHQTANAQALAEKGAALLLPQSQLTAARLGQLLRDLLADLDLLTSMAGAAHALGKRDAAAAILKECRAIAGKR; the protein is encoded by the coding sequence ATGAGGATGCTGCTCGCGGGTGGCGGAACCGGCGGACACCTGTTCCCGGCCGTGGCGTTGGCCGAACAGCTGCTGCGCGAGGATGCCGGCGCGCAGGTGCTGTTCGTCGGCACCGAGCGCGGTTTGGAAAGCCGCGTGCTGCCGCGTCTCGGCCTGCACCTGCGCAAGATCGAGATCAGTGGTCTGGTGGGCAAGGGCTGGCGGCACAAGCTGGCCCTGATTCCCCAGTTGGTGAAGAGTCTTTGGCAATCCTGGGTGATCCTGCGCGAATTCCAGCCCGAGGTGGTGGTCGGCGTCGGCGGTTATGCCTCGGGGCCGGTGCTGGCCATGGCGCGGCTGCTGGGTTATCCGGTGCTGATCCATGAGCAGAATGCCCGGCCGGGCCTGACCAATCGTCTGTTGGCGCCCTGGGTGCAGCGCATTTGTCTCTCCTTCGCCGAAGCCCAGGAGTTCTTGCGCCGCGCCTCGGTGGTGGTGACGGGCAATCCGGTGCGTCTGGGCCTGGCCGATTGTCCGCCTCCTCCTCCGGGTCCGCCGCATCTGCTGGTATTCGGCGGGTCGCTGGGCGCGCGCGCCATCAATGATGCGATGCTCGCCACCCTGCCCGAACTTGCCGACCTGCGGGACAAGATCACCCTGTTGCACCAGACGGGCGAAGAGGATCTGCAGCGGGTGCGCGACGGCTACCGGGCCGCCGGCTGGAATCCCCAGTGGGTGGTGCCCTTCATCGACGACATGGCCGCGGCTTATCGCCAGGCCCATCTGGTGCTGTGCCGGGCCGGCGCCACGACCCTGGCCGAACTGACCGCCTGCGGGCGAGCCGCCATTCTGGTGCCCTATCCCTACGCGGCGGGGGATCACCAGACGGCCAACGCCCAAGCCCTGGCGGAAAAAGGCGCGGCCTTGCTGCTGCCCCAATCTCAGTTGACCGCGGCGCGTCTCGGGCAACTGCTGCGCGATCTGCTGGCGGACCTCGACCTTCTGACCTCCATGGCTGGCGCCGCCCATGCCTTGGGCAAACGCGATGCGGCCGCCGCGATCCTCAAGGAATGTCGGGCGATCGCCGGCAAGAGGTGA
- the ftsW gene encoding putative lipid II flippase FtsW — translation MTMRREFDTTILLLAVVLTCFGVVMVYSSSSIMAAKRFGDDFFFLKRQGIFAVAGFALMAAAMYIDYRFWRRLTVVVMTVAVILLVVVLIPGVGANVGGASRWLRLPGFSVQPAELAKLAMVFYLAHSLARKKDKMKSFKLGFLPYMLVLGCLLGLLLLQPDLGSAMVIAGVSMAMLMVGGARLSYLFSVALLALPVLYMAIMQVDYRRRRILAFLDPWEDPYNTGFQIIQSWTAFGLGGVLGKGLGEGQQKLFYLPEAHTDFIFSVVGEELGFIGVLIVAAMFLVLCLRGLRIAQQASDDYGRHLAFGLTFLIGLGAFINMGVVLGLLPTKGLALPLLSYGGTSLLTTLFAIGVLLNISRQSGEAKP, via the coding sequence ATGACGATGCGACGCGAATTCGATACGACGATTCTGCTTCTGGCGGTGGTGCTCACCTGCTTCGGCGTCGTCATGGTCTATTCGTCGTCGTCGATCATGGCCGCCAAGCGTTTCGGCGACGATTTCTTCTTCCTCAAGCGCCAGGGAATCTTCGCCGTCGCCGGCTTTGCCCTGATGGCCGCCGCCATGTACATCGATTACCGCTTCTGGCGCCGTCTGACGGTCGTGGTCATGACCGTCGCGGTGATCCTGCTCGTCGTGGTGCTGATTCCGGGGGTTGGCGCCAATGTCGGCGGCGCTTCGCGCTGGTTGCGCCTGCCGGGATTCTCGGTGCAGCCGGCCGAACTCGCCAAACTGGCCATGGTCTTCTATCTGGCCCATTCCCTGGCGCGCAAGAAGGACAAGATGAAAAGCTTCAAGCTCGGCTTTCTGCCCTACATGCTGGTGCTGGGCTGTCTGCTGGGGTTGCTGCTGCTGCAGCCCGATCTGGGCAGCGCCATGGTCATCGCCGGTGTGTCCATGGCCATGCTCATGGTCGGCGGGGCGCGGCTGAGCTATCTGTTTTCCGTGGCCCTGCTCGCCTTGCCGGTTCTCTACATGGCGATCATGCAGGTCGATTACCGGCGGCGGCGCATCCTCGCCTTTCTCGATCCCTGGGAAGATCCCTACAATACGGGTTTTCAGATCATCCAGAGCTGGACGGCCTTCGGCCTGGGCGGGGTGCTCGGCAAGGGGCTGGGGGAAGGCCAGCAGAAGCTTTTTTACCTGCCCGAGGCCCATACGGATTTCATTTTCTCCGTGGTCGGAGAGGAACTTGGCTTTATCGGGGTTCTGATCGTCGCCGCCATGTTCCTGGTGCTCTGTTTGCGCGGCCTGCGCATCGCGCAGCAGGCAAGCGACGATTACGGGCGCCACCTGGCCTTCGGCCTGACGTTTCTCATCGGCCTGGGCGCCTTCATCAACATGGGCGTGGTGCTCGGGCTGCTGCCGACCAAGGGGCTGGCCCTGCCGCTGCTCTCCTACGGAGGAACCAGCCTGCTCACCACCTTGTTCGCCATCGGTGTGCTGCTCAACATCTCGCGCCAGAGCGGGGAGGCCAAGCCATGA
- the sugE gene encoding quaternary ammonium compound efflux SMR transporter SugE yields MAWMQLFIAGLFEVIWAVGLKFTHGFTRIGPSVLTIAAMGVSFWFLTQALRTLPVGTAYAVWTGIGAVGTAAVGMLFLGEPRTALRLFFIVLIVIGIAGLKWSASR; encoded by the coding sequence ATGGCCTGGATGCAATTGTTCATCGCCGGATTGTTCGAGGTGATCTGGGCGGTGGGTCTCAAATTCACCCACGGCTTTACCCGCATCGGGCCGAGCGTGCTGACCATCGCCGCCATGGGCGTGAGTTTCTGGTTTCTCACCCAGGCGCTGCGCACCCTGCCGGTGGGTACCGCCTACGCCGTGTGGACGGGCATCGGCGCGGTGGGCACGGCGGCCGTCGGCATGCTGTTTCTCGGCGAGCCGCGCACCGCCCTGCGGCTGTTTTTCATCGTTTTGATCGTCATCGGCATCGCCGGGCTCAAATGGTCGGCTTCGCGCTGA
- the tpx gene encoding thiol peroxidase has translation MAQERTGIITFKGNPMTLLGPDIKVGDAAPEFRVVDNGLAPVTLADSAGKVRLIAVVPSIDTPVCDTMTRKFNQDAAALPDSVVTYTVSLDLPFAQKRWCGAAGIEKVKTLSDYQDRSFGLNYGLLIKELKLLARAVYVIDAQGKVAYREIVKEVTAEPDYAAALAAVKKLI, from the coding sequence ATGGCCCAGGAACGAACCGGCATCATCACCTTCAAAGGCAATCCCATGACGCTGCTCGGCCCCGACATCAAGGTCGGCGACGCGGCGCCTGAGTTCCGCGTGGTCGACAACGGCCTGGCCCCCGTGACCCTGGCTGATTCGGCGGGTAAGGTGCGACTGATCGCGGTGGTGCCCTCCATCGACACTCCGGTGTGCGACACCATGACGCGCAAGTTCAACCAGGACGCCGCCGCCCTGCCCGACAGCGTGGTGACCTATACCGTCAGCCTCGATCTGCCCTTCGCGCAGAAGCGCTGGTGCGGCGCCGCCGGCATCGAAAAGGTCAAGACCCTCTCCGACTACCAGGATCGCTCCTTCGGGCTCAACTACGGCCTGCTCATCAAGGAACTCAAGCTGCTGGCGCGCGCTGTGTACGTCATCGACGCGCAGGGCAAGGTGGCTTATCGCGAGATCGTCAAGGAAGTGACCGCCGAACCGGATTACGCGGCGGCGCTGGCGGCGGTGAAAAAGCTGATTTAA
- a CDS encoding D-alanine--D-alanine ligase: MTREELKNRQIAVLMGGLSGEREVSLRTGAAVLKSLQSQGYRCHGIDVTRELAGQLRDSGAQVAFIALHGRFGEDGTVQGLLELMNIPYTGSGVLASSLAMDKVATKKMLIYHDLPTPGFEAYRRGADIEALVARCRHFPLVVKPSREGSTLGISIVRDAEQLRRGIEEALRFDDQLLVEEYIPGREITVGVLDGAPLPIIQIEAQGGFYDFGAKYTSGRTQYLLPAPLEPALYQRLQDVSVAACEVLGCAGAARVDFRVNEREFYCLEVNTIPGMTETSLLPKAARQAGMDFDELVQRILEGAGVNK, encoded by the coding sequence ATGACCCGAGAGGAACTCAAAAATCGACAGATCGCCGTGCTCATGGGCGGGCTCTCCGGTGAGCGCGAGGTTTCCCTGCGCACCGGCGCGGCGGTGCTCAAATCCCTGCAATCCCAAGGTTATCGCTGTCATGGGATCGATGTGACACGCGAGCTTGCCGGGCAGCTGCGGGACAGCGGCGCGCAGGTCGCGTTCATCGCCCTGCACGGACGCTTCGGCGAGGACGGCACGGTGCAGGGCCTTCTCGAGCTGATGAATATTCCCTACACGGGCAGCGGTGTGCTGGCCTCAAGTCTGGCCATGGACAAGGTCGCCACGAAAAAGATGCTCATTTATCATGACCTGCCGACTCCCGGATTCGAAGCGTATCGGCGCGGCGCCGATATCGAGGCATTGGTGGCGCGCTGCCGGCATTTCCCCCTGGTGGTCAAACCGTCGCGGGAAGGTTCGACGCTGGGTATCAGCATCGTGCGCGATGCGGAACAGCTGCGCCGGGGAATCGAGGAAGCCCTGCGCTTTGACGATCAGCTGCTGGTGGAGGAGTATATCCCGGGACGCGAAATCACCGTCGGGGTGCTCGACGGCGCCCCCCTGCCGATCATCCAGATCGAGGCGCAAGGAGGTTTCTACGATTTCGGCGCCAAGTACACCAGCGGACGCACCCAGTATCTGCTGCCCGCGCCTTTGGAGCCGGCGCTCTATCAGCGTTTGCAGGACGTCTCCGTGGCCGCCTGCGAGGTGTTGGGCTGCGCGGGCGCGGCGCGGGTCGATTTTCGCGTCAACGAGCGCGAGTTTTACTGTCTGGAAGTCAACACCATTCCCGGCATGACGGAAACCAGCCTACTGCCCAAGGCGGCGCGGCAGGCCGGCATGGATTTCGACGAACTGGTGCAGCGGATTCTGGAAGGCGCCGGCGTCAACAAGTAA
- the ftsZ gene encoding cell division protein FtsZ produces MFEFEDSLDRTAKIKVIGVGGGGGNAVNTMIDCHLEGVDFLTANTDAQALKTSKAPMKVQLGGKLTKGLGAGANPEIGREAALEDRARIAEFLEGADMVFIAAGLGGGTGTGAAPVIAEVAREMGALTVGVVTKPFTREGRQRMKKAEQGVECLKKVVDSLIVIPNDRLLGLAGKNMSILDAFKPSDDVLRQAVQGISDLITTSGLINVDFADVKAIMSVRGMAMMGIGMASGEKRAAEAAQKAISSPLLEEIDISGAKGVLVNICGSSSLTMEEFEEASRIIHDKVHEDANIIIGLVVNEELGDSIKITAIATGFGESFEKTRAATDEIKAQAAAALRAKENTDVPAFIRERQRESIRSMRSNLGPNIAGTEDEYDIPTFLRKRVD; encoded by the coding sequence ATGTTTGAATTCGAAGATAGTTTGGATCGCACGGCGAAAATCAAGGTCATCGGCGTCGGCGGCGGCGGCGGCAACGCGGTCAACACCATGATCGACTGCCACCTCGAAGGGGTGGATTTTCTCACCGCCAACACCGACGCCCAGGCCCTCAAGACCAGCAAGGCGCCCATGAAGGTGCAACTCGGCGGCAAGTTGACCAAGGGGCTGGGTGCCGGCGCCAATCCGGAAATCGGCCGTGAGGCGGCCCTTGAGGATCGCGCGCGCATCGCCGAATTTCTCGAAGGTGCGGACATGGTGTTCATCGCCGCGGGTCTGGGGGGCGGTACGGGCACCGGTGCGGCGCCGGTCATCGCCGAGGTGGCCCGGGAAATGGGCGCCCTGACCGTGGGCGTGGTGACCAAGCCCTTCACCCGTGAGGGCCGCCAGCGCATGAAAAAAGCCGAGCAGGGCGTTGAGTGCCTGAAGAAAGTGGTCGATTCCCTCATCGTCATCCCCAACGATCGGCTGCTGGGTCTGGCCGGCAAGAACATGAGCATCCTTGATGCCTTCAAGCCCTCCGACGACGTGCTGCGCCAGGCCGTGCAGGGCATCAGCGACCTGATCACCACCAGCGGTCTGATCAACGTCGACTTCGCCGACGTCAAGGCCATCATGAGCGTGCGCGGCATGGCGATGATGGGCATCGGCATGGCCTCCGGCGAGAAGCGCGCCGCCGAAGCCGCGCAGAAGGCCATCAGCAGCCCGCTGCTCGAGGAAATCGACATCTCCGGCGCCAAGGGCGTGCTGGTCAACATCTGCGGTTCGAGCAGCCTGACCATGGAAGAATTCGAGGAAGCCTCGCGCATCATTCACGACAAGGTGCATGAGGACGCCAATATCATCATCGGTCTGGTGGTCAACGAGGAGCTCGGCGACAGCATCAAAATTACCGCCATCGCCACGGGTTTCGGCGAGTCCTTCGAGAAGACCCGCGCGGCGACGGACGAGATCAAGGCCCAGGCGGCCGCCGCCCTGCGCGCCAAGGAAAACACCGATGTGCCGGCCTTCATTCGCGAGCGCCAGCGTGAAAGCATCCGCAGCATGCGCTCCAACCTCGGACCCAATATCGCCGGGACCGAGGACGAATATGATATCCCCACCTTCCTGCGCAAGCGGGTAGACTGA
- the ftsA gene encoding cell division protein FtsA, with product MSSRKDNLVVGLDIGTTKICAIIGNLTAEGIDIVGIGTSPSKGLRKGVVINIESTVSAIRKALQEAELMAGCEIKSVFAGIAGGHIKGFNSQGVIAIKNREVTSEDVRRVIDAAKAVAIPMDREVIHILPQEFIIDDQDGIKEPLGMSGVRLEAKVHIVTGAVASAQNIIKSCNRAGVDVADIVLEQLASAEAVLSSDEKDLGVALVDIGGGTTDIAIYIDGAIKHTAVLSLGGNHLTNDIAVGLRTPMAEAEKIKHAYGCCLTSMVEKDATIEVPSVGGREARVLSRQLLAEILEPRVEEIFTLVNREILRSGYEDLIASGVVITGGTSILPGMPELAEQIFGMPVRRGVPRDIGGLTDVVNSPVYATGVGLVKYGCKNLNIKNFTIDQENIFDKIVRRMKEWFGEFF from the coding sequence ATGAGCAGCAGGAAGGACAATCTGGTCGTCGGGCTGGACATCGGTACCACCAAGATCTGTGCCATCATCGGCAACCTCACCGCCGAGGGGATCGACATCGTCGGTATCGGCACCAGTCCCTCGAAAGGATTGCGCAAAGGCGTGGTGATCAATATCGAGAGCACCGTCTCGGCGATCCGCAAGGCTCTGCAGGAGGCCGAACTCATGGCCGGCTGCGAGATCAAGTCGGTGTTCGCGGGCATCGCCGGCGGCCACATCAAGGGTTTCAACTCCCAGGGGGTGATCGCCATCAAGAATCGCGAGGTGACCAGCGAGGACGTGCGCCGGGTCATCGACGCGGCCAAGGCCGTGGCCATTCCCATGGACCGCGAGGTGATTCACATCCTGCCCCAGGAATTCATCATCGACGACCAGGACGGCATCAAGGAGCCCCTGGGCATGAGCGGCGTGCGCCTCGAAGCCAAGGTGCACATCGTCACCGGTGCCGTGGCCAGCGCGCAGAACATCATCAAGAGCTGCAATCGCGCCGGGGTCGATGTCGCCGACATCGTGCTGGAGCAACTCGCCTCGGCCGAGGCGGTGCTCTCCAGCGACGAGAAGGATCTGGGCGTGGCGCTGGTCGATATCGGCGGCGGCACCACGGACATCGCCATCTACATCGACGGGGCCATCAAGCACACCGCCGTTCTGTCCCTCGGCGGCAACCATCTGACCAACGATATCGCCGTGGGGCTGCGCACCCCCATGGCCGAGGCGGAGAAAATCAAGCATGCCTACGGCTGCTGCCTGACCTCCATGGTCGAAAAGGACGCCACCATCGAGGTGCCCTCGGTGGGGGGGCGCGAGGCGCGGGTGCTGTCGCGCCAGTTGCTCGCGGAAATTCTCGAGCCGCGCGTGGAGGAGATTTTCACCCTGGTCAATCGCGAAATTCTGCGCAGCGGCTACGAGGATCTCATCGCCTCCGGGGTGGTGATCACCGGCGGCACTTCGATTCTGCCGGGCATGCCGGAGCTGGCCGAACAGATTTTCGGCATGCCGGTACGCCGCGGCGTGCCGCGCGACATCGGCGGACTGACCGATGTGGTCAATTCCCCTGTTTACGCCACCGGCGTCGGTCTGGTTAAATACGGCTGCAAGAATCTCAACATCAAGAATTTCACCATCGATCAGGAAAACATTTTCGACAAGATCGTTCGGCGCATGAAAGAGTGGTTCGGCGAATTTTTCTGA
- a CDS encoding cell division protein FtsQ/DivIB — MRDYKSVAPPKVKPNKVRRVRKSRDVPGFVKARLKANKARPERQPRDWKGLLQKTLRCVVALVSTALIVGGGGIAARMLVASDYFRIAEVRVENAARVTAEEVVGLSDIQIGSSIFDLNLDMIGRRIEENPWIRTARIDRIFPREVVIRLEERQPRAIVNLGYLYYVDGGGEVFKMLSAGDRLDFPIITGIERQDLLDTPELTRERLRQALELIDELAPRSRFNLDSISELHLNRDEGISLYTYLDAVPVQLGEGDFAQKLDRLEYIYKDLEPRLPALRYIDLKVPDRVIVRVDNRQQRAKG; from the coding sequence ATGCGCGATTACAAATCAGTCGCTCCTCCCAAGGTCAAGCCGAACAAGGTGCGTCGGGTACGAAAATCCCGCGACGTGCCGGGGTTCGTCAAGGCGCGGCTCAAGGCGAACAAGGCGCGACCCGAGCGGCAACCCCGTGACTGGAAGGGGTTGCTGCAAAAAACCCTGCGCTGCGTGGTGGCCCTGGTCAGCACGGCGCTGATCGTCGGCGGCGGAGGGATCGCGGCCCGCATGCTGGTGGCCTCGGATTATTTCCGCATCGCGGAGGTGCGGGTGGAAAACGCCGCGCGGGTGACGGCCGAGGAAGTCGTGGGACTTTCCGACATTCAAATCGGCAGCTCGATTTTTGATCTCAATCTGGATATGATCGGGCGCAGGATCGAGGAAAATCCCTGGATACGCACCGCGCGCATCGACCGGATTTTCCCACGCGAAGTGGTGATTCGACTGGAGGAGCGGCAACCGCGCGCCATCGTCAACCTCGGCTATCTCTACTATGTGGACGGCGGCGGGGAGGTGTTCAAAATGCTCAGCGCCGGAGATCGACTGGATTTTCCGATCATTACCGGCATCGAGCGGCAGGATCTGCTCGACACGCCCGAACTCACCCGCGAACGTCTGCGCCAGGCGCTGGAACTCATCGACGAGCTGGCCCCGCGCAGCCGCTTCAATCTGGATTCGATTTCGGAACTGCACCTGAACCGCGATGAGGGCATTTCCCTCTACACCTATCTCGATGCCGTTCCGGTGCAGCTCGGCGAGGGCGATTTCGCGCAGAAACTGGATCGGTTGGAATATATCTACAAGGACTTGGAGCCGCGGCTGCCGGCCCTGAGGTACATCGACCTCAAGGTGCCCGACCGCGTGATCGTGAGGGTTGACAATAGGCAGCAACGGGCCAAAGGCTAA
- a CDS encoding radical SAM protein: protein MSRRLLEKARRRLAAESGCRANPWGGRLTVALVYPNTYRHAMSNLGFLSVYHLLNSRADCLCERFFLPDEEDLAEHRATGYPLFSLESGRYLDEFDLVAFSISFENDYLHLPVIFELGRLPWLAAARDERHPLVLAGGVCAFLNPEPLAEVMDLFAVGEAEPILPDLMRVLQQERASREVLLEALAQVPGIYVPSQYEVDYREDGTLAGRLARKGAPLPVRRRWLADLDASASVSYVLTEDTEFGDMYLSEVSRGCSRGCRFCAAGFLYLPPRERSLEALTAQVGEGLCRRRRIGLVGAAVADHPDAGALQRHILEQGGGVSVSSLRIDALSREEVEALAAAGHRSVAIAPEAGSQRLRDLVNKGLTESDILHAVELLAEGGIPHLKLYFLIGLPTETDADVEELLQLTTAIRTIWLEAGRKRGRLGNLTLSLNPFIPKPFTPLQWAPMATEKKLQHTLRRIRSGVARLANTEMICESLRAAVLQAFLARGDRRTAATLPLLAAGKNLKAACREVGLDLDFYVTRNRDQGEIFPWEVIDNGVRRDYLWQEFERALAGRATPRCAPGCRRCGVCE from the coding sequence ATGAGTCGACGGTTACTGGAGAAGGCGCGGCGGCGCCTGGCGGCGGAAAGCGGCTGCCGGGCCAATCCCTGGGGCGGGCGGCTGACGGTGGCTCTGGTGTATCCCAACACCTATCGCCACGCCATGAGCAATCTCGGGTTTCTCAGCGTCTACCACCTGCTCAACAGTCGCGCGGACTGCCTCTGCGAGCGGTTCTTCCTGCCCGACGAGGAGGATCTCGCCGAGCACCGCGCCACGGGCTATCCGTTGTTTTCCCTCGAATCCGGGCGCTATCTCGATGAATTCGACCTGGTCGCCTTTTCCATCTCCTTTGAAAACGATTATCTGCATCTGCCGGTCATTTTCGAGTTGGGGCGCCTGCCCTGGCTCGCCGCCGCGCGCGATGAGCGCCACCCCCTGGTGCTGGCGGGCGGGGTGTGCGCCTTTCTTAATCCCGAACCCCTGGCCGAGGTCATGGATCTGTTCGCCGTGGGCGAGGCCGAGCCGATTTTGCCCGACCTGATGCGTGTCCTGCAACAGGAGCGCGCCTCGCGGGAGGTGCTGCTGGAGGCGTTGGCGCAAGTGCCGGGCATCTATGTGCCCAGCCAGTACGAGGTCGACTACCGGGAGGACGGAACCCTGGCGGGCCGCCTGGCGCGCAAGGGCGCGCCCCTTCCGGTAAGGCGCCGCTGGCTGGCCGATCTCGACGCGTCGGCAAGCGTCTCCTACGTGCTCACCGAGGACACCGAGTTCGGCGACATGTATCTCAGCGAGGTGTCGCGCGGCTGCTCGCGGGGCTGTCGCTTCTGCGCGGCGGGCTTTCTCTATCTGCCGCCGCGCGAGCGCAGCCTGGAGGCCTTGACCGCGCAGGTCGGCGAAGGCCTGTGTCGGCGCCGTCGCATCGGGTTGGTGGGCGCGGCGGTCGCGGATCATCCCGATGCCGGGGCTTTGCAACGGCATATCCTGGAACAGGGCGGCGGCGTCTCGGTGTCGAGCCTGCGCATCGATGCCTTGAGTCGGGAGGAGGTCGAGGCCCTGGCCGCCGCCGGTCATCGCAGCGTGGCCATCGCGCCCGAGGCGGGCAGCCAGCGGCTGCGCGATCTGGTCAACAAGGGCCTCACCGAGAGCGATATTCTGCACGCCGTGGAACTGCTCGCCGAGGGCGGCATCCCCCATCTCAAGCTGTATTTTCTCATCGGCCTGCCCACGGAGACGGACGCTGATGTCGAGGAGTTGCTGCAACTGACCACGGCCATCCGTACCATTTGGCTGGAAGCCGGGCGCAAGCGCGGCCGCCTCGGTAATCTGACCCTGTCCCTCAATCCTTTCATTCCAAAGCCCTTCACGCCCCTGCAGTGGGCGCCCATGGCGACGGAAAAAAAACTGCAGCACACCCTGCGCCGCATCCGCTCCGGCGTGGCGCGTCTGGCCAACACCGAGATGATCTGCGAATCCCTGCGCGCGGCGGTGCTGCAGGCCTTTCTCGCGCGCGGCGATCGGCGCACGGCGGCAACCCTGCCCCTGCTGGCCGCCGGCAAAAATCTTAAGGCGGCTTGCCGCGAGGTCGGATTGGATCTCGATTTTTACGTGACGCGAAACCGCGACCAGGGCGAGATTTTCCCCTGGGAGGTGATCGACAACGGTGTGCGTCGCGATTATCTGTGGCAGGAATTTGAGCGGGCCCTGGCGGGACGCGCCACGCCGCGCTGCGCTCCCGGTTGTCGGCGCTGCGGAGTCTGTGAGTAA